A window of the Lactuca sativa cultivar Salinas chromosome 5, Lsat_Salinas_v11, whole genome shotgun sequence genome harbors these coding sequences:
- the LOC111882910 gene encoding uncharacterized protein LOC111882910 has product MSDSSDSSSLDDDDDDDMDDMMMFFFIKKHEKNFIDRIPCRTSMLSGKEYIREILCGNPIQCYVAIRMKPHVLLNFCDKLKMMGLLQDRKEVSVEEGLSMTFALSVVKTVDRGEVQPVIRANSRWYPFFKNCIGAIDGTHVAAWASSSKQNGYPNLKGFLAPYRGERYHRSDWQRVSGVRGKKELFNFMHSSVRNVIERAFGVVKKRFHILQNIPNYPLRRQMLIPHACCALHNYIRMEDRGDTLFTRYGDENIQNFEESLQVVQEGFPLDMTSQDEMLQVRDSIADMLWEKYTQRRQRHLRA; this is encoded by the exons ATGTCAGATTCCTCAGATAGTAGCTCTttagatgacgatgatgatgatgatatggatGATATGATGATGTTCTTTTTCATAAAAAAGCACGAGAAGAATTTTATTGATCGAATTCCTTGTAGGACATCAATGCTAAGTGGAAAAGAATATATTAGAGAGATATTATGCGGGAATCCTATTCAGTGTTATGTAGCAATTAGGATGAAGCCACATGTTTTGTTGAACTTCTGTGATAAACTAAAGATGATGGGTTTGTTGCAAGATCGTAAGGAAGTAAGTGTAGAAGAAGGTTTATCAATGA CGTTTGCTCTTTCAGTAGTTAAAACAGTTGATAGAGGTGAAGTTCAACCAGTAATTCGAGCAAATTCAAGATGGTATCCATTCTTTAAG AATTGTATCGGTGCTATTGATGGCACACATGTAGCAGCTTGGGCTTCATCATCAAAGCAAAA CGGGTATCCGAATTTGAAGGGATTTTTAGCACCATATCGTGGTGAACGGTATCATCGTTCAGATTGGCAACGTGTTAGTGGAGTTAGGGGAAAGAAAGAATTATTCAACTTTATGCATTCATCCGTTCGTAATGTCATTGAACGAGCATTTGGTGTTGTTAAGAAAAGATTTCATATTTTGCAAAATATACCAAATTATCCGTTGAGACGACAAATGTTGATTCCACATGCATGTTGTGCATTGCATAATTACATACGAATGGAAGATAGGGGAGACACTTTATTTACTAGATATGGTgatgaaaatattcaaaactttGAAGAGAGTTTGCAAGTGGTTCAAGAGGGGTTTCCTTTGGATATGACGAGTCAAGATGAGATGCTTCAAGTTAGAGATTCGATTGCAGATATGTTGTGGGAAAAGTATACACAAAGGCGCCAGAGACACTTGCGAGCTTAA
- the LOC111882929 gene encoding uncharacterized protein LOC111882929, with translation MDEQIFMKFAIRYGPEKLKGKYHRMRSVHTKFSELINHTGVTWDAASGKVFANDTVWDDYFKRDKVFKTFKKKGCKIYPLLSLVFSGSTTSGAFHNASTCAPQTSEEERRIKDEYLDVGSVGESAFDGSNRKGKRKTERDIKGLPVTRREKKSNGNSKYDILLDAWSDSMIARKERDLPKAERYKSKYGHTTSLFVEEYSVGDCMATLEATQGVSSRSYNKALSFFPDINWRKMFLMMFENRRKDWLDSLDE, from the exons ATGGATGAACAAATTTTTATGAAATTTGCTATAAGATATGGCCCTGAGAAGTTGAAAGGAAAATACCACCGTATGAGATCTGTGCatacgaagtttagtgagttgaTCAACCATACAGGTGTCACATGGGATGCTGCATCTGGAAAAGTATTTGCTAATGACACTGTTTGGGATGATTATTTTAAG CGagataaagtttttaaaacatttaagaaaAAGGGTTGCAAGATCTATCCATTGTTGAGTCTTGTGTTCAGTGGTTCTACAACTTCTGGTGCTTTTCATAATGCATCCACTTGTGCTCCTCAAACATCAGAAGAAGAGCGTAGAATTAAGGATGAGTACCTAGATGTGGGTAGTGTTGGCGAGAGTGCGTTTGATGGGAGTAACCGGAAAGGAAAACGTAAGACTGAAAGGGACATTAAGGGTCTACCCGTTACAAGAAGAGAGAAAAAAAGTAATGGAAACTCCAAATATGATATCCTTTTAGATGCATGGTCAGACTCAATGATTGCTAGAAAGGAAAGAGATTTACCAAAAGCAGAGAGATATAAGTCAAAGTATGGACACACAACAAGCTTGTTTGTAGAGGAATACTCTGTTGGTGATTGCATGGCTACATTGGAAGCTACACAGGGTGTTAGTTCTAGATCTTACAACAAGGCATTATCGTTCTTTCCTGATATTAATTGGAGAAAAATGTTCCTAATGATGTTTGAGAATAGGAGGAAAGATTGGCTTGATTCTTTGGATGAGTAG